A stretch of the Erinaceus europaeus chromosome 1, mEriEur2.1, whole genome shotgun sequence genome encodes the following:
- the ARVCF gene encoding splicing regulator ARVCF isoform X4 — protein sequence MPAELRQWPSPHAHCLRGLRTRLRGPAKQLPELMEFPAAAAHEQSPGSQASLVTMPEAPEVLEETVTVEEDPGTPTSHVSIVTSEDGTTRRTETKVTKTVKTVTTRTVRQVPVGPDGLPLLDGGPPLGSFPDGPLDRHFLLRGGGPAATLSRAYLSSGGSFTDGPEPRDAPSYGSLSRGLGMRPLRGGPLGPDPGNGCFTLPGRREAFPVGPEPVTPAGRSQPERFQAESYGLEDDTRSLAADDEGGPELESDYGTATRKRPDCGRVLRTRAYEDVADDGGELLEDRPLYPAVTAPLAQPERGSLGSLDRVVRRSPSVNSARKEPRWRDPELPEVLAMLRHPVDPVKANAAAYLQHLCFENEGIKRRVRQLRGLPLLVALLDHPRAEVRRRACGALRNLSYGRDTDNKAAIRDCGGVPALVRLLRAARDNEVRELVTGTLWNLSSYEPLKMVIIDHGLQTLTHEVIVPHSGWEREPNEDSKPRDAEWTTVFKNTSGCLRNVSSDGAEARRRLRECEGLVDALLHALQSAVGRKDTDNKSVENCVCIMRNLSYHVHKEVPGADRYQEAEPVPPAGAVGSQRRRRDDAGCFGGKKAKEEWFHQGKKDSEMDRNFDTLDLPKRTEAAKGFELLYQPEVVRLYLSLLTESRNFNTLEAAAGALQNLSAGNWTWATYIRATVRKERGLPVLVELLQSETDKVVRAVAIALRNLSLDRRNKDLIGSYAMAELVRNVRNAQAPARPRARLEEDTVVAVLNTIHEIVSDSLDNARSLLQARGVPALVALTAACQSVREAKAASHVLQTVWSYKELRGALQRDGWTKARFQSTAANTKGPKGALSPGSFDDSTLPLVDKNLDGEKLGSQDVIPMEALGPDGYSTVDRRERKSRGSELAGESSEKEPLKSDPSRKVPPPGPSRPAVRLVDAVGDTKPQPVDSWV from the exons ATGCCGGCCGAACTCAGACAG TGGCCCTCCCCCCATGCACACTGTCTGCGCGGGCTCCGGACTCGACTCAGGGGACCTGCGAAGCAGCTTCCGGAGCTGATGGAATTCCCGGCTGCAGCTGCGCAC gagcAGAGCCCAGGCAGCCAGGCCTCACTGGTCACGATGCCAGAGGCACCTGAAGTTCTGGAAGAGACAGTAACAGTGGAGGAGGACCCTGGCACACCCACCTCCCACGTGTCCATCGTTACCTCGGAGGATGGGACCACTCGGCGCACTGAGACCAAG GTCACCAAGACAGTGAAGACAGTGACCACACGGACGGTGCGCCAAGTACCTGTGGGCCCAGATGGCCTCCCGTTGTTAGACGGTGGACCTCCACTCGGATCCTTCCCTGATGGCCCCCTTGACCGGCACTTCCTGCTGCGTGGGGGTGGCCCTGCGGCAACGCTCTCCCGTGCCTACCTCAGCAGCGGGGGCAGCTTTACCGACGGGCCTGAGCCTCGGGACGCCCCCAGCTATGGCAGCCTATCCCGAGGACTGGGCATGCGGCCCTTGCGTGGTGGCCCCCTTGGCCCAGACCCCGGTAATGGTTGCTTCACACTGCCTGGCCGCCGAGAGGCCTTCCCAGTGGGCCCCGAGCCAGTGACTCCTGCAGGCCGCTCACAGCCTGAGCGCTTTCAGGCAGAGTCGTATGGCCTGGAGGATGACACTCGCAGCTTGGCTGCTGATGACGAGGGGGGTCCGGAGCTGGAGTCTGACTATGGCACAGCCACAAGGAAGAGGCCCGACTGTGGGCGGGTCCTTCGCACCAG GGCCTATGAGGATGTGGCAGATGATGGCGGTGAACTACTGGAAGACAGGCCCCTGTACCCGGCTGTGACGGCACCCCTGGCCCAGCCAGAACGGGGCAGCCTAGGCAGCCTAGACCGGGTGGTGCGGCGCTCACCCTCTGTCAACAGTGCCCGCAAGGAGCCGCGGTGGCGGGATCCCGAGCTGCCTGAGGTCCTGGCCATGCTGCGTCACCCCGTAGACCCTGTGAAGGCCAATGCAGCTGCCTACCTGCAGCACCTGTGCTTTGAGAATGAGGGCATCAAGCGGCGTGTGCGGCAGTTGAGGGGACTGCCTCTGCTTGTGGCACTGCTGGACCACCCCCGGGCAGAGGTGCGGCGCCGGGCCTGCGGGGCTCTGCGGAACCTCTCCTATGGCCGGGACACAGACAACAAGGCGGCCATCCGGGACTGTGGTGGCGTGCCTGCCCTGGTGCGCCTGCTACGGGCTGCCCGGGACAATGAGGTCCGAGAGCTGGTCACTG GCACGCTCTGGAACCTCTCGTCCTATGAACCCCTGAAGATGGTCATCATTGACCACGGCCTACAGACACTCACCCATGAGGTCATCGTGCCCCACTCGGGCTGGGAACGGGAACCCAACGAAGACTCCAAGCCTCGGGACGCGGAGTGGACAACTGTCTTCAAAAACACATCAGGCTGCTTGAG GAACGTAAGCTCAGACGGCGCAGAGGCACGACGACGACTCCGGGAATGCGAGGGGCTGGTGGATGCTCTCCTGCACGCCTTGCAGTCAGCTGTGGGCAGGAAGGACACAGACAACAAG TCAGTGGAAAATTGTGTGTGCATCATGCGGAACTTATCCTACCATGTGCATAAGGAGGTGCCAGGGGCCGACAGGTACCAGGAGGCTGAGCCTGTACCCCCAGCTGGTGCTGTGGGCTCCCAGCGCCGGAGGCGGGATGACGCTGGCTGCTTTGGTGGCAAGAAAGCCAAAG AGGAGTGGTTCCATCAAG GGAAGAAGGATAGTGAGATGGACCGGAACTTTGACACTCTGGACCTGCCCAAGCGAACAGAAGCTGCCAAAG GCTTTGAGCTGCTATACCAGCCTGAGGTGGTacgtctctacctctcccttctcacTGAGAGCCGGAACTTTAACACCCTGGAGGCTGCAGCCGGGGCCCTTCAGAACCTCAGTGCAGGCAACTGGACG TGGGCCACGTACATCCGGGCCACCGTGCGCAAGGAGCGGGGGCTACCAGTGCTGGTGGAGCTTCTGCAGTCCGAGACAGACAAGGTGGTGCGCGCCGTGGCCATCGCCCTCCGCAACCTCTCGCTGGACAGACGCAACAAAGACCTCATTG GGAGCTACGCCATGGCAGAGTTGGTGCGGAACGTACGCAACGCCCAGGCTCCAGCTAGGCCCAGGGCCCGCCTCGAGGAAGACACGGTAGTGGCTGTGCTTAACACTATCCACGAGATCGTGTCTGACAGTCTGGACAATGCGCGCTCACTCCTCCAGGCCCGCGGTGTTCCTGCGTTGGTGGCTCTCACTGCTGCCTG CCAGTCTGTGCGGGAGGCCAAGGCCGCATCCCACGTGCTTCAGACCGTGTGGAGCTACAAGGAGTTGCGTGGAGCCCTACAGAGGGACGGCTGGACCAAGGCCCGCTTTCAG tCGACTGCTGCTAACACCAAGGGGCCCAAGGGAGCTCTGAGTCCTGGAAGTTTTGACGACAGCACCCTGCCTCTAGTGGACAAGAACCTGG atggagagaagCTGGGCAGTCAGGATGTGATCCCCATGGAGGCGCTGGGCCCAG ATGGATACTCCACTGTTGACCGGAGGGAGCGGAAGTCTCGGGGCAGCGAGCTGGCAGGCGAGTCCTCTGAGAAGGAACCGCTGAAA TCCGACCCCAGCAGGAAGGTCCCTCCTCCCGGGCCCAGCAGGCCTGCGGTCAGGCTGGTGGACGCCGTGGGGGACACTAAGCCTCAGCCTGTTGACTCCTGGGTCTAA
- the ARVCF gene encoding splicing regulator ARVCF isoform X6 — protein MPAELRQEQSPGSQASLVTMPEAPEVLEETVTVEEDPGTPTSHVSIVTSEDGTTRRTETKVTKTVKTVTTRTVRQVPVGPDGLPLLDGGPPLGSFPDGPLDRHFLLRGGGPAATLSRAYLSSGGSFTDGPEPRDAPSYGSLSRGLGMRPLRGGPLGPDPGNGCFTLPGRREAFPVGPEPVTPAGRSQPERFQAESYGLEDDTRSLAADDEGGPELESDYGTATRKRPDCGRVLRTRAYEDVADDGGELLEDRPLYPAVTAPLAQPERGSLGSLDRVVRRSPSVNSARKEPRWRDPELPEVLAMLRHPVDPVKANAAAYLQHLCFENEGIKRRVRQLRGLPLLVALLDHPRAEVRRRACGALRNLSYGRDTDNKAAIRDCGGVPALVRLLRAARDNEVRELVTGTLWNLSSYEPLKMVIIDHGLQTLTHEVIVPHSGWEREPNEDSKPRDAEWTTVFKNTSGCLRNVSSDGAEARRRLRECEGLVDALLHALQSAVGRKDTDNKSVENCVCIMRNLSYHVHKEVPGADRYQEAEPVPPAGAVGSQRRRRDDAGCFGGKKAKGKKDSEMDRNFDTLDLPKRTEAAKGFELLYQPEVVRLYLSLLTESRNFNTLEAAAGALQNLSAGNWTWATYIRATVRKERGLPVLVELLQSETDKVVRAVAIALRNLSLDRRNKDLIGSYAMAELVRNVRNAQAPARPRARLEEDTVVAVLNTIHEIVSDSLDNARSLLQARGVPALVALTAACQSVREAKAASHVLQTVWSYKELRGALQRDGWTKARFQSTAANTKGPKGALSPGSFDDSTLPLVDKNLDGEKLGSQDVIPMEALGPDGYSTVDRRERKSRGSELAGESSEKEPLKSDPSRKVPPPGPSRPAVRLVDAVGDTKPQPVDSWV, from the exons ATGCCGGCCGAACTCAGACAG gagcAGAGCCCAGGCAGCCAGGCCTCACTGGTCACGATGCCAGAGGCACCTGAAGTTCTGGAAGAGACAGTAACAGTGGAGGAGGACCCTGGCACACCCACCTCCCACGTGTCCATCGTTACCTCGGAGGATGGGACCACTCGGCGCACTGAGACCAAG GTCACCAAGACAGTGAAGACAGTGACCACACGGACGGTGCGCCAAGTACCTGTGGGCCCAGATGGCCTCCCGTTGTTAGACGGTGGACCTCCACTCGGATCCTTCCCTGATGGCCCCCTTGACCGGCACTTCCTGCTGCGTGGGGGTGGCCCTGCGGCAACGCTCTCCCGTGCCTACCTCAGCAGCGGGGGCAGCTTTACCGACGGGCCTGAGCCTCGGGACGCCCCCAGCTATGGCAGCCTATCCCGAGGACTGGGCATGCGGCCCTTGCGTGGTGGCCCCCTTGGCCCAGACCCCGGTAATGGTTGCTTCACACTGCCTGGCCGCCGAGAGGCCTTCCCAGTGGGCCCCGAGCCAGTGACTCCTGCAGGCCGCTCACAGCCTGAGCGCTTTCAGGCAGAGTCGTATGGCCTGGAGGATGACACTCGCAGCTTGGCTGCTGATGACGAGGGGGGTCCGGAGCTGGAGTCTGACTATGGCACAGCCACAAGGAAGAGGCCCGACTGTGGGCGGGTCCTTCGCACCAG GGCCTATGAGGATGTGGCAGATGATGGCGGTGAACTACTGGAAGACAGGCCCCTGTACCCGGCTGTGACGGCACCCCTGGCCCAGCCAGAACGGGGCAGCCTAGGCAGCCTAGACCGGGTGGTGCGGCGCTCACCCTCTGTCAACAGTGCCCGCAAGGAGCCGCGGTGGCGGGATCCCGAGCTGCCTGAGGTCCTGGCCATGCTGCGTCACCCCGTAGACCCTGTGAAGGCCAATGCAGCTGCCTACCTGCAGCACCTGTGCTTTGAGAATGAGGGCATCAAGCGGCGTGTGCGGCAGTTGAGGGGACTGCCTCTGCTTGTGGCACTGCTGGACCACCCCCGGGCAGAGGTGCGGCGCCGGGCCTGCGGGGCTCTGCGGAACCTCTCCTATGGCCGGGACACAGACAACAAGGCGGCCATCCGGGACTGTGGTGGCGTGCCTGCCCTGGTGCGCCTGCTACGGGCTGCCCGGGACAATGAGGTCCGAGAGCTGGTCACTG GCACGCTCTGGAACCTCTCGTCCTATGAACCCCTGAAGATGGTCATCATTGACCACGGCCTACAGACACTCACCCATGAGGTCATCGTGCCCCACTCGGGCTGGGAACGGGAACCCAACGAAGACTCCAAGCCTCGGGACGCGGAGTGGACAACTGTCTTCAAAAACACATCAGGCTGCTTGAG GAACGTAAGCTCAGACGGCGCAGAGGCACGACGACGACTCCGGGAATGCGAGGGGCTGGTGGATGCTCTCCTGCACGCCTTGCAGTCAGCTGTGGGCAGGAAGGACACAGACAACAAG TCAGTGGAAAATTGTGTGTGCATCATGCGGAACTTATCCTACCATGTGCATAAGGAGGTGCCAGGGGCCGACAGGTACCAGGAGGCTGAGCCTGTACCCCCAGCTGGTGCTGTGGGCTCCCAGCGCCGGAGGCGGGATGACGCTGGCTGCTTTGGTGGCAAGAAAGCCAAAG GGAAGAAGGATAGTGAGATGGACCGGAACTTTGACACTCTGGACCTGCCCAAGCGAACAGAAGCTGCCAAAG GCTTTGAGCTGCTATACCAGCCTGAGGTGGTacgtctctacctctcccttctcacTGAGAGCCGGAACTTTAACACCCTGGAGGCTGCAGCCGGGGCCCTTCAGAACCTCAGTGCAGGCAACTGGACG TGGGCCACGTACATCCGGGCCACCGTGCGCAAGGAGCGGGGGCTACCAGTGCTGGTGGAGCTTCTGCAGTCCGAGACAGACAAGGTGGTGCGCGCCGTGGCCATCGCCCTCCGCAACCTCTCGCTGGACAGACGCAACAAAGACCTCATTG GGAGCTACGCCATGGCAGAGTTGGTGCGGAACGTACGCAACGCCCAGGCTCCAGCTAGGCCCAGGGCCCGCCTCGAGGAAGACACGGTAGTGGCTGTGCTTAACACTATCCACGAGATCGTGTCTGACAGTCTGGACAATGCGCGCTCACTCCTCCAGGCCCGCGGTGTTCCTGCGTTGGTGGCTCTCACTGCTGCCTG CCAGTCTGTGCGGGAGGCCAAGGCCGCATCCCACGTGCTTCAGACCGTGTGGAGCTACAAGGAGTTGCGTGGAGCCCTACAGAGGGACGGCTGGACCAAGGCCCGCTTTCAG tCGACTGCTGCTAACACCAAGGGGCCCAAGGGAGCTCTGAGTCCTGGAAGTTTTGACGACAGCACCCTGCCTCTAGTGGACAAGAACCTGG atggagagaagCTGGGCAGTCAGGATGTGATCCCCATGGAGGCGCTGGGCCCAG ATGGATACTCCACTGTTGACCGGAGGGAGCGGAAGTCTCGGGGCAGCGAGCTGGCAGGCGAGTCCTCTGAGAAGGAACCGCTGAAA TCCGACCCCAGCAGGAAGGTCCCTCCTCCCGGGCCCAGCAGGCCTGCGGTCAGGCTGGTGGACGCCGTGGGGGACACTAAGCCTCAGCCTGTTGACTCCTGGGTCTAA
- the ARVCF gene encoding splicing regulator ARVCF isoform X7, with product MPEAPEVLEETVTVEEDPGTPTSHVSIVTSEDGTTRRTETKVTKTVKTVTTRTVRQVPVGPDGLPLLDGGPPLGSFPDGPLDRHFLLRGGGPAATLSRAYLSSGGSFTDGPEPRDAPSYGSLSRGLGMRPLRGGPLGPDPGNGCFTLPGRREAFPVGPEPVTPAGRSQPERFQAESYGLEDDTRSLAADDEGGPELESDYGTATRKRPDCGRVLRTRAYEDVADDGGELLEDRPLYPAVTAPLAQPERGSLGSLDRVVRRSPSVNSARKEPRWRDPELPEVLAMLRHPVDPVKANAAAYLQHLCFENEGIKRRVRQLRGLPLLVALLDHPRAEVRRRACGALRNLSYGRDTDNKAAIRDCGGVPALVRLLRAARDNEVRELVTGTLWNLSSYEPLKMVIIDHGLQTLTHEVIVPHSGWEREPNEDSKPRDAEWTTVFKNTSGCLRNVSSDGAEARRRLRECEGLVDALLHALQSAVGRKDTDNKSVENCVCIMRNLSYHVHKEVPGADRYQEAEPVPPAGAVGSQRRRRDDAGCFGGKKAKEEWFHQGKKDSEMDRNFDTLDLPKRTEAAKGFELLYQPEVVRLYLSLLTESRNFNTLEAAAGALQNLSAGNWTWATYIRATVRKERGLPVLVELLQSETDKVVRAVAIALRNLSLDRRNKDLIGSYAMAELVRNVRNAQAPARPRARLEEDTVVAVLNTIHEIVSDSLDNARSLLQARGVPALVALTAACQSVREAKAASHVLQTVWSYKELRGALQRDGWTKARFQSTAANTKGPKGALSPGSFDDSTLPLVDKNLDGEKLGSQDVIPMEALGPDGYSTVDRRERKSRGSELAGESSEKEPLKSDPSRKVPPPGPSRPAVRLVDAVGDTKPQPVDSWV from the exons ATGCCAGAGGCACCTGAAGTTCTGGAAGAGACAGTAACAGTGGAGGAGGACCCTGGCACACCCACCTCCCACGTGTCCATCGTTACCTCGGAGGATGGGACCACTCGGCGCACTGAGACCAAG GTCACCAAGACAGTGAAGACAGTGACCACACGGACGGTGCGCCAAGTACCTGTGGGCCCAGATGGCCTCCCGTTGTTAGACGGTGGACCTCCACTCGGATCCTTCCCTGATGGCCCCCTTGACCGGCACTTCCTGCTGCGTGGGGGTGGCCCTGCGGCAACGCTCTCCCGTGCCTACCTCAGCAGCGGGGGCAGCTTTACCGACGGGCCTGAGCCTCGGGACGCCCCCAGCTATGGCAGCCTATCCCGAGGACTGGGCATGCGGCCCTTGCGTGGTGGCCCCCTTGGCCCAGACCCCGGTAATGGTTGCTTCACACTGCCTGGCCGCCGAGAGGCCTTCCCAGTGGGCCCCGAGCCAGTGACTCCTGCAGGCCGCTCACAGCCTGAGCGCTTTCAGGCAGAGTCGTATGGCCTGGAGGATGACACTCGCAGCTTGGCTGCTGATGACGAGGGGGGTCCGGAGCTGGAGTCTGACTATGGCACAGCCACAAGGAAGAGGCCCGACTGTGGGCGGGTCCTTCGCACCAG GGCCTATGAGGATGTGGCAGATGATGGCGGTGAACTACTGGAAGACAGGCCCCTGTACCCGGCTGTGACGGCACCCCTGGCCCAGCCAGAACGGGGCAGCCTAGGCAGCCTAGACCGGGTGGTGCGGCGCTCACCCTCTGTCAACAGTGCCCGCAAGGAGCCGCGGTGGCGGGATCCCGAGCTGCCTGAGGTCCTGGCCATGCTGCGTCACCCCGTAGACCCTGTGAAGGCCAATGCAGCTGCCTACCTGCAGCACCTGTGCTTTGAGAATGAGGGCATCAAGCGGCGTGTGCGGCAGTTGAGGGGACTGCCTCTGCTTGTGGCACTGCTGGACCACCCCCGGGCAGAGGTGCGGCGCCGGGCCTGCGGGGCTCTGCGGAACCTCTCCTATGGCCGGGACACAGACAACAAGGCGGCCATCCGGGACTGTGGTGGCGTGCCTGCCCTGGTGCGCCTGCTACGGGCTGCCCGGGACAATGAGGTCCGAGAGCTGGTCACTG GCACGCTCTGGAACCTCTCGTCCTATGAACCCCTGAAGATGGTCATCATTGACCACGGCCTACAGACACTCACCCATGAGGTCATCGTGCCCCACTCGGGCTGGGAACGGGAACCCAACGAAGACTCCAAGCCTCGGGACGCGGAGTGGACAACTGTCTTCAAAAACACATCAGGCTGCTTGAG GAACGTAAGCTCAGACGGCGCAGAGGCACGACGACGACTCCGGGAATGCGAGGGGCTGGTGGATGCTCTCCTGCACGCCTTGCAGTCAGCTGTGGGCAGGAAGGACACAGACAACAAG TCAGTGGAAAATTGTGTGTGCATCATGCGGAACTTATCCTACCATGTGCATAAGGAGGTGCCAGGGGCCGACAGGTACCAGGAGGCTGAGCCTGTACCCCCAGCTGGTGCTGTGGGCTCCCAGCGCCGGAGGCGGGATGACGCTGGCTGCTTTGGTGGCAAGAAAGCCAAAG AGGAGTGGTTCCATCAAG GGAAGAAGGATAGTGAGATGGACCGGAACTTTGACACTCTGGACCTGCCCAAGCGAACAGAAGCTGCCAAAG GCTTTGAGCTGCTATACCAGCCTGAGGTGGTacgtctctacctctcccttctcacTGAGAGCCGGAACTTTAACACCCTGGAGGCTGCAGCCGGGGCCCTTCAGAACCTCAGTGCAGGCAACTGGACG TGGGCCACGTACATCCGGGCCACCGTGCGCAAGGAGCGGGGGCTACCAGTGCTGGTGGAGCTTCTGCAGTCCGAGACAGACAAGGTGGTGCGCGCCGTGGCCATCGCCCTCCGCAACCTCTCGCTGGACAGACGCAACAAAGACCTCATTG GGAGCTACGCCATGGCAGAGTTGGTGCGGAACGTACGCAACGCCCAGGCTCCAGCTAGGCCCAGGGCCCGCCTCGAGGAAGACACGGTAGTGGCTGTGCTTAACACTATCCACGAGATCGTGTCTGACAGTCTGGACAATGCGCGCTCACTCCTCCAGGCCCGCGGTGTTCCTGCGTTGGTGGCTCTCACTGCTGCCTG CCAGTCTGTGCGGGAGGCCAAGGCCGCATCCCACGTGCTTCAGACCGTGTGGAGCTACAAGGAGTTGCGTGGAGCCCTACAGAGGGACGGCTGGACCAAGGCCCGCTTTCAG tCGACTGCTGCTAACACCAAGGGGCCCAAGGGAGCTCTGAGTCCTGGAAGTTTTGACGACAGCACCCTGCCTCTAGTGGACAAGAACCTGG atggagagaagCTGGGCAGTCAGGATGTGATCCCCATGGAGGCGCTGGGCCCAG ATGGATACTCCACTGTTGACCGGAGGGAGCGGAAGTCTCGGGGCAGCGAGCTGGCAGGCGAGTCCTCTGAGAAGGAACCGCTGAAA TCCGACCCCAGCAGGAAGGTCCCTCCTCCCGGGCCCAGCAGGCCTGCGGTCAGGCTGGTGGACGCCGTGGGGGACACTAAGCCTCAGCCTGTTGACTCCTGGGTCTAA
- the ARVCF gene encoding splicing regulator ARVCF isoform X5 translates to MPAELRQEQSPGSQASLVTMPEAPEVLEETVTVEEDPGTPTSHVSIVTSEDGTTRRTETKVTKTVKTVTTRTVRQVPVGPDGLPLLDGGPPLGSFPDGPLDRHFLLRGGGPAATLSRAYLSSGGSFTDGPEPRDAPSYGSLSRGLGMRPLRGGPLGPDPGNGCFTLPGRREAFPVGPEPVTPAGRSQPERFQAESYGLEDDTRSLAADDEGGPELESDYGTATRKRPDCGRVLRTRAYEDVADDGGELLEDRPLYPAVTAPLAQPERGSLGSLDRVVRRSPSVNSARKEPRWRDPELPEVLAMLRHPVDPVKANAAAYLQHLCFENEGIKRRVRQLRGLPLLVALLDHPRAEVRRRACGALRNLSYGRDTDNKAAIRDCGGVPALVRLLRAARDNEVRELVTGTLWNLSSYEPLKMVIIDHGLQTLTHEVIVPHSGWEREPNEDSKPRDAEWTTVFKNTSGCLRNVSSDGAEARRRLRECEGLVDALLHALQSAVGRKDTDNKSVENCVCIMRNLSYHVHKEVPGADRYQEAEPVPPAGAVGSQRRRRDDAGCFGGKKAKEEWFHQGKKDSEMDRNFDTLDLPKRTEAAKGFELLYQPEVVRLYLSLLTESRNFNTLEAAAGALQNLSAGNWTWATYIRATVRKERGLPVLVELLQSETDKVVRAVAIALRNLSLDRRNKDLIGSYAMAELVRNVRNAQAPARPRARLEEDTVVAVLNTIHEIVSDSLDNARSLLQARGVPALVALTAACQSVREAKAASHVLQTVWSYKELRGALQRDGWTKARFQSTAANTKGPKGALSPGSFDDSTLPLVDKNLDGEKLGSQDVIPMEALGPDGYSTVDRRERKSRGSELAGESSEKEPLKSDPSRKVPPPGPSRPAVRLVDAVGDTKPQPVDSWV, encoded by the exons ATGCCGGCCGAACTCAGACAG gagcAGAGCCCAGGCAGCCAGGCCTCACTGGTCACGATGCCAGAGGCACCTGAAGTTCTGGAAGAGACAGTAACAGTGGAGGAGGACCCTGGCACACCCACCTCCCACGTGTCCATCGTTACCTCGGAGGATGGGACCACTCGGCGCACTGAGACCAAG GTCACCAAGACAGTGAAGACAGTGACCACACGGACGGTGCGCCAAGTACCTGTGGGCCCAGATGGCCTCCCGTTGTTAGACGGTGGACCTCCACTCGGATCCTTCCCTGATGGCCCCCTTGACCGGCACTTCCTGCTGCGTGGGGGTGGCCCTGCGGCAACGCTCTCCCGTGCCTACCTCAGCAGCGGGGGCAGCTTTACCGACGGGCCTGAGCCTCGGGACGCCCCCAGCTATGGCAGCCTATCCCGAGGACTGGGCATGCGGCCCTTGCGTGGTGGCCCCCTTGGCCCAGACCCCGGTAATGGTTGCTTCACACTGCCTGGCCGCCGAGAGGCCTTCCCAGTGGGCCCCGAGCCAGTGACTCCTGCAGGCCGCTCACAGCCTGAGCGCTTTCAGGCAGAGTCGTATGGCCTGGAGGATGACACTCGCAGCTTGGCTGCTGATGACGAGGGGGGTCCGGAGCTGGAGTCTGACTATGGCACAGCCACAAGGAAGAGGCCCGACTGTGGGCGGGTCCTTCGCACCAG GGCCTATGAGGATGTGGCAGATGATGGCGGTGAACTACTGGAAGACAGGCCCCTGTACCCGGCTGTGACGGCACCCCTGGCCCAGCCAGAACGGGGCAGCCTAGGCAGCCTAGACCGGGTGGTGCGGCGCTCACCCTCTGTCAACAGTGCCCGCAAGGAGCCGCGGTGGCGGGATCCCGAGCTGCCTGAGGTCCTGGCCATGCTGCGTCACCCCGTAGACCCTGTGAAGGCCAATGCAGCTGCCTACCTGCAGCACCTGTGCTTTGAGAATGAGGGCATCAAGCGGCGTGTGCGGCAGTTGAGGGGACTGCCTCTGCTTGTGGCACTGCTGGACCACCCCCGGGCAGAGGTGCGGCGCCGGGCCTGCGGGGCTCTGCGGAACCTCTCCTATGGCCGGGACACAGACAACAAGGCGGCCATCCGGGACTGTGGTGGCGTGCCTGCCCTGGTGCGCCTGCTACGGGCTGCCCGGGACAATGAGGTCCGAGAGCTGGTCACTG GCACGCTCTGGAACCTCTCGTCCTATGAACCCCTGAAGATGGTCATCATTGACCACGGCCTACAGACACTCACCCATGAGGTCATCGTGCCCCACTCGGGCTGGGAACGGGAACCCAACGAAGACTCCAAGCCTCGGGACGCGGAGTGGACAACTGTCTTCAAAAACACATCAGGCTGCTTGAG GAACGTAAGCTCAGACGGCGCAGAGGCACGACGACGACTCCGGGAATGCGAGGGGCTGGTGGATGCTCTCCTGCACGCCTTGCAGTCAGCTGTGGGCAGGAAGGACACAGACAACAAG TCAGTGGAAAATTGTGTGTGCATCATGCGGAACTTATCCTACCATGTGCATAAGGAGGTGCCAGGGGCCGACAGGTACCAGGAGGCTGAGCCTGTACCCCCAGCTGGTGCTGTGGGCTCCCAGCGCCGGAGGCGGGATGACGCTGGCTGCTTTGGTGGCAAGAAAGCCAAAG AGGAGTGGTTCCATCAAG GGAAGAAGGATAGTGAGATGGACCGGAACTTTGACACTCTGGACCTGCCCAAGCGAACAGAAGCTGCCAAAG GCTTTGAGCTGCTATACCAGCCTGAGGTGGTacgtctctacctctcccttctcacTGAGAGCCGGAACTTTAACACCCTGGAGGCTGCAGCCGGGGCCCTTCAGAACCTCAGTGCAGGCAACTGGACG TGGGCCACGTACATCCGGGCCACCGTGCGCAAGGAGCGGGGGCTACCAGTGCTGGTGGAGCTTCTGCAGTCCGAGACAGACAAGGTGGTGCGCGCCGTGGCCATCGCCCTCCGCAACCTCTCGCTGGACAGACGCAACAAAGACCTCATTG GGAGCTACGCCATGGCAGAGTTGGTGCGGAACGTACGCAACGCCCAGGCTCCAGCTAGGCCCAGGGCCCGCCTCGAGGAAGACACGGTAGTGGCTGTGCTTAACACTATCCACGAGATCGTGTCTGACAGTCTGGACAATGCGCGCTCACTCCTCCAGGCCCGCGGTGTTCCTGCGTTGGTGGCTCTCACTGCTGCCTG CCAGTCTGTGCGGGAGGCCAAGGCCGCATCCCACGTGCTTCAGACCGTGTGGAGCTACAAGGAGTTGCGTGGAGCCCTACAGAGGGACGGCTGGACCAAGGCCCGCTTTCAG tCGACTGCTGCTAACACCAAGGGGCCCAAGGGAGCTCTGAGTCCTGGAAGTTTTGACGACAGCACCCTGCCTCTAGTGGACAAGAACCTGG atggagagaagCTGGGCAGTCAGGATGTGATCCCCATGGAGGCGCTGGGCCCAG ATGGATACTCCACTGTTGACCGGAGGGAGCGGAAGTCTCGGGGCAGCGAGCTGGCAGGCGAGTCCTCTGAGAAGGAACCGCTGAAA TCCGACCCCAGCAGGAAGGTCCCTCCTCCCGGGCCCAGCAGGCCTGCGGTCAGGCTGGTGGACGCCGTGGGGGACACTAAGCCTCAGCCTGTTGACTCCTGGGTCTAA